The Alphaproteobacteria bacterium genome segment CTTGATCGTGACCCACGCGGCGGCGACCGCCGGTATGGCCGACCGCGTGATTCATTTTGCCGACGGCGCGATTCGCGAGGTCGTCGTCAACGCCGTCAAGCTGACCCCGGCGGACATCGAATGGTGACCCCGGCATGAGCCCACTCGACCGCAAACTTCTGCGCGACCTGTGGCGCATCAAGGGCCAAGCCGTCGCAATCGGCGCGGTGATCGGCGTCGGCGTGCTGTTGCTGGTGATGATGACCGGCTTGGTCACCTCGCTGGACGAAACCCGGCGCGCCTATTACGAGCGCTACCGCTTGGCCGAGATCTTCGCCCCGGTGACCCGCGCACCCGACCGCCTGATCGCCGACCTCGCCAACATTCCCGGCGTCGCCGCCGCCGAGGGGCGGGTGACCGGCAGCGCGCTGATCGATCTGCCGGGGCTCGCCCTGCCCGTGCGCGCCCAGGCGGTGTCCCTGCCCGACTTCGGCGAACCGCGGCTCAACGATGTCTACCTGAGCGCCGGCCGCGGTCTGGACCGCGATCGCACCGACGAAGTTCTTTTACTCAAGGGATTCGCCGATGCCCACGACTTGCGCCCCGGCGAAACGCTCTCAGCGACGATGAACGGCGCCCGGCGCACTTTCCGAGTCGTCGGCCTCGTACAGGCGCCGGAGTTTCTCTATACGACCGCACCCGGTGAACTGGCCCCCGACGACAGCCGCTTCGGCGTGATCTGGATGACCCGGACGGCCTTGGCCGCCGCCTATGACATGGACGGCGCGTTCAACGAAGCGCTGCTCTCGCTGGGCCGCGGCGCCAAAGAAGCCGCGGTGATCGAGGCGGTAGACCGCCTTTTGCGTCGCCACGGCGGAACCGGCGCCTATGGCTTGGCCGACCACCAATCCGACCGAATCGTCACCGAGGAAATCGGCGGCTTGCGCGCGATGACCGTGGGCGTGCCACCGATCTTCCTCGCGGTCGCGGCGTTCCTTCTCTACATCGTCGTCTCGCGCATGGTTCAGGCCGAGCGCGAGCAAATCGGACTGATCAAAGCGTTCGGCTATACCGATGCCGAGGTGGGCGCACACTATTTCAAACTGATCCTCGCGATCGCCGCCGGCGGCGCCCTTGTCGGGTGCCTATGCGGCATCGCCGCCGGCCGCGGGATGATCTCGTTCTACCTCCAGTACCTAAAGTTCCCCTTCCTCGTGTTCCAGCTCGACCCGGTATCGTTCGTGGTCGGCTTTGGCGTCAGCGTGTTGGCGGCGTCGGCCGGCGGATTGATCGTCCTGCGCGGCGTCTTCTCTCTTACTCCCGCCACCGCGATGCGCCCGCCTGCGCCGGCCGACTACAGTCGCAGCGGCCGAATCGGCCGTTCGCTCAACCGCTTCCTCGACCAACCCAGCCGCATGGTGCTGCGGCGTCTGACCCGGCAACCCGGGCGGATGGCCGGCGCGGTCATCGGCATCGCCGCCGGGATGTCGCTTTCGGTCGGCATGATTTCGATCCTGGTCGGATTCGACCATGCGCTGGCGCTCACCTTCAACGACGCCGACCGGAGCGACGTCGCCGTCGTCTTTACCGACGCCGTCTCGGCGCGGACGGTCTACGACCTGCAGCGCCTGCCAGGGGTGATCGAGGTGGAACCGGTCCGCGTCGTCCCCGCAGTTCTGCGCAATGGCCTGAAAACCTATCGCGGCGCGATCAACGGTCTGGTCGCGGTGCCGCGCCTCAATCGGGCGTTGGACCGGAACGTGGCAACGATCGAAATGCGCCGCGAGGGGATCATCCTTGCCACCGCGCTCGCCGATATTCTCGACATCGCCCCCGGCGACCGCCTATCGATCGAAGTGCGCGAGGGTCGCCAACCGGCACTAGATCTCCCGGTGATCGGCATTGCCGATACGTTTCTCGGCGCCCCGGCCTATATGGAACTGGATGCGCTTAACCGGGCACTGCGCGAACCGAACCGGATATCGGGCGCCTATTTGCGGATCGATGCGGCGCACCAGGAAACGGTGTACCGCGCGCTAAAGGACATGCCGGCCGTTGCCGGGGTCAGTCTCAAGGCCGACGCCCGCGCGGCCTTTCAGCGGATGATGGATAGCGGTGCCGGCACGATGCGCTACATCATGGCGGCAATCGCCGCGGTCATCACCTTCGGCGTGATCTATAACGCCGCGCGGATCGCCTATGCCGAGCGCCTGCGCGACCTTGCCAGCCTGCGCGTGATCGGCTTCACCACGGGCGAAGTGGGCTTCGTGCTGCTGGGCGAACTGGCGGCGGTGACGTCGGCCGCGCTGCCGCTCGGCGCGGTTCTTGGCCACTACCTTTCCTATGGCCTCGCCGCCGGCTTCAGCACCGATCTGTATCAAATCCCGGCGGTCTTCACCCCGGCCAGCTATGGCGCGGTCACGCTGGTCGTGATTGCCGCCGCCGCGGCCTCGGGCTGGCTGGTGAAACGAGACATCGACCGGGCGGACATTGTCGCCGCCTTGAAAACGAGGGAGTAAAGCCGCATGGCGCGCAAACGATCCCGTTCCTACCTGACGATCGCCGCCGCCCTGGTGGTGGGCGGCGCGCTGGTCTTCGCCTTTTGGCCGCAACCGACGATGGTCGACATCGGCACCGTGACGCGGGGCGCGATGTCGGTGACCATCGACGAGGAAGGCCGCACCCGCGTGCACGATGCCTATATGGTGTCGACGCCGGTCGCGGGCCGGTTGTTGCGCGTCGATGTCGAGCCCGGCGATCCGGTGGAGCGCTTCGAGACCGTGGTCGCCTCGATGCTCCCCAGCAACCCGGTGGCCTTGGACCTGCGCACCCGCGAACAGGCGCGGGCCAGCGTAACTGCCGCCGAGGCGGCGTTGCGGCTATCGCGTGCCGAACTCAACCGCGCGATCGCCGACCGGGAACTGGCCGAGGCCCAATTGGAACGCACCCGCACCCTGCGCCAGAACAATACCGTGAGCGAGGCCGCGCTGGACCGCGCACTGCGCGAGGCGCGCGCAGCGATGGCCGCCTACGACACCGCCGAAGCCGCGATCGAAATGCGCCAGGCCGAGCTTGAAAATACCCGCGCGCAACTAAGCGGTATGGGTGACCCCCAAGGCAGCGGCGGCGCCGCGGCGGGCGGCAGCCAGACCGAAATCCCGATCCGCGCCCCGGCAAGCGGGCGGGTGTTGCGGGTGATTCAACAAAGCGAAACCACGCTGCCGGCCGGCGCACCGATCATGGAGATCGGCAACATCGACAGCGACCTCGAAGTGCTGGTCGAACTGCTATCGACCGACGCCGTCCAGGTCGCGCCGGGCGATCCGGTGCTGATCGTCGACTGGGGCGGCGCGGCCACGCTGCACGCGGCGGTGGCCCGGGTCGATCCGGTCGGCTTCACCAAATTCTCCGCGCTCGGGGTCGAGGAACAGCGGGTCAACACGATCGTGCGTTTCGTCGAGAACCCGCAGGCCGGGCAGGCAGGCCTCGGGCACGGCTACCGGGTCGAAGCGCGGATCGTCGTGTGGCACGACGACGACGCCCTGATCGTGCCCGCCGCGGCCCTGTTCCGCGACGGCGCGGGCTGGTCGGTATTCCGCGTCGAGGACGGCGTCGCGGCGCGCCGGTCGGTCGAGATCGCCCGCAACAACGGCACCCAAGCCGCCGTGGCAAGCGGCCTGGAACCGGGCGACCGCGTCATCCTCTATCCCGCCGCCGACCTCGAAGACGGCCACCGCGTCGCCGAGCGGGATATCGAGTAGGCGGGGTCTTGGGGGACAATCGCCGATCGGGCGAGGGCGCTACGAACCCCGCCCGATCTCAACCGGTTGTCGCCGGGTACTCCGACGTCACTTCGCGCGCGAAATCTCGTTGTAGGGGATGAGGAAATTCTCGCTGCGGAATCCTTGGACCTGCTTTGCGACACCGTGGAACGACACGGTTTCTTCAAGCCAGATCGCCGGGGCGTTTTCGTGATAGGCCAGCGCGATTTGACGCAGGCCCGCGGCCCGTTTCA includes the following:
- a CDS encoding FtsX-like permease family protein codes for the protein MSPLDRKLLRDLWRIKGQAVAIGAVIGVGVLLLVMMTGLVTSLDETRRAYYERYRLAEIFAPVTRAPDRLIADLANIPGVAAAEGRVTGSALIDLPGLALPVRAQAVSLPDFGEPRLNDVYLSAGRGLDRDRTDEVLLLKGFADAHDLRPGETLSATMNGARRTFRVVGLVQAPEFLYTTAPGELAPDDSRFGVIWMTRTALAAAYDMDGAFNEALLSLGRGAKEAAVIEAVDRLLRRHGGTGAYGLADHQSDRIVTEEIGGLRAMTVGVPPIFLAVAAFLLYIVVSRMVQAEREQIGLIKAFGYTDAEVGAHYFKLILAIAAGGALVGCLCGIAAGRGMISFYLQYLKFPFLVFQLDPVSFVVGFGVSVLAASAGGLIVLRGVFSLTPATAMRPPAPADYSRSGRIGRSLNRFLDQPSRMVLRRLTRQPGRMAGAVIGIAAGMSLSVGMISILVGFDHALALTFNDADRSDVAVVFTDAVSARTVYDLQRLPGVIEVEPVRVVPAVLRNGLKTYRGAINGLVAVPRLNRALDRNVATIEMRREGIILATALADILDIAPGDRLSIEVREGRQPALDLPVIGIADTFLGAPAYMELDALNRALREPNRISGAYLRIDAAHQETVYRALKDMPAVAGVSLKADARAAFQRMMDSGAGTMRYIMAAIAAVITFGVIYNAARIAYAERLRDLASLRVIGFTTGEVGFVLLGELAAVTSAALPLGAVLGHYLSYGLAAGFSTDLYQIPAVFTPASYGAVTLVVIAAAAASGWLVKRDIDRADIVAALKTRE
- a CDS encoding HlyD family efflux transporter periplasmic adaptor subunit; translated protein: MARKRSRSYLTIAAALVVGGALVFAFWPQPTMVDIGTVTRGAMSVTIDEEGRTRVHDAYMVSTPVAGRLLRVDVEPGDPVERFETVVASMLPSNPVALDLRTREQARASVTAAEAALRLSRAELNRAIADRELAEAQLERTRTLRQNNTVSEAALDRALREARAAMAAYDTAEAAIEMRQAELENTRAQLSGMGDPQGSGGAAAGGSQTEIPIRAPASGRVLRVIQQSETTLPAGAPIMEIGNIDSDLEVLVELLSTDAVQVAPGDPVLIVDWGGAATLHAAVARVDPVGFTKFSALGVEEQRVNTIVRFVENPQAGQAGLGHGYRVEARIVVWHDDDALIVPAAALFRDGAGWSVFRVEDGVAARRSVEIARNNGTQAAVASGLEPGDRVILYPAADLEDGHRVAERDIE